In Actinomadura luteofluorescens, the sequence GCTCGTGGGTCGCCGACGGGAGCAGCCCCGCGGTGGCCAACCGGGCCGCGAGGGCCGCCGGGTCGCGGACGCCGCGCACCTGGAGGTTGCCGCGGGAAGTGAGTTCGATCACGTCCCGGCCCAGCTCGCGTGCGGCGGCGCCGAGCACCGCGAGCTGCGCGGACGACACCGCGCCGCCCGGGACGCGGACGCGCGCGAGCGGCCCGTCGGCGGCGTCGTGGGTGCGCAGCGCCCCGGGGCACGCGTCGGGACGGGCTCTGACATTCGGCACGGGGAGGATGTTAACCACAGTTTGCAGGGCGACCGCGCTGCCGTACTCTTCTGCTCAGGCGATGGCAATGGGAGGAAGCCGGTGCGAATCCGGCGCGGTCCCGCCACTGTGACCGGGGAGCGAACCCCGCTGTAGGCCACTGTCCGCGAGGACGGGAAGGCCGGGGCGAGCGTCGATCCGGGAGCCAGGAGACTCCTGCCGTCGCGACACCCGCGACCGGGGCGAGGACCCCAGGGGGAGGATGCGCCGTGCCCGAGCACAGCCGCACGGTCCTGTTGCTGTCGACGTCCGACACCGATCTGCTGAGCGCCCGCGCGTCCGGCGCCGCCTACCGGCTCGGCAACCCCGCGCGGCTCACCGCCGCCGACCTGCCCGAGCTCACCGAGGGCGCCGACCTCGTCGTGGTGCGGCTGCTCGGCGGCCGGCGCGCCTGGGAGGACGGGCTCGGCGCGCTGCTCGCGGGCCTCCGGCCGGTCGTCGTCCTCGGCGGCGAGCAGGCCCCCGACGCCGAGCTGATGGAGCTGTCCACGGTCAGCGGCGGGGTGTGCGCCGAGGCGCACGCCTACCTCGCGCACGGCGGTCCCGCCAACCTCGCCGAGCTGCACGCGTTCCTGTCCGACACCGTGCTGCTGACCGGGCGCGGCTTCGCCCCGCCGGCGCCGGCGCCGGCCTGGGGACGGCTCGACCGCGCCGCCCGCGACGGCGGCGGACCCGTGGTCGGCGTGCTCTACTACCGCGCCCACCACATGGCGGGCAACACCGCGTTCGTCGAGGCGCTGTGCACGGCCGTGGAGGACGCGGGCGGTCGCGCGATGCCGGTGTTCTGCTCGTCGCTGCGCACCGCCGAGCCCGAGCTGCTCGACACGCTCCGCCAGGCGGACGCCCTGGTGGTGACGGTGCTCGCGGCGGGCGGGTCGCGGCCCGCGACGGCCGGGGCGGGCGGCGACGACGAGGCCTGGGACGTGGGCGCGCTCGCCGCGCTGGACGTCCCGATACTGCAGGGCCTCTGCCTCACCACGAGCCGGTCCGAGTGGGAGGGCAGCGACGACGGGCTGTCGCCGCTGGACGCGGCGTCGCAGGTCGCGATCCCCGAGTTCGACGGGCGGATCATCACGGTCCCGTTCTCGTTCAAGGAGATCGACGAGGACGGGCTCACCGTCTACGCCGCCGACCCCGAGCGCGCCGCGCGGGTCGCGGGGATCGCCGTCCGGCACGGCCGGCTCCGCCACACCCCGGCCGCCGCCCGCCGCCTCGTCGTGATGCTGTCGGCGTACCCGACCAAGCACGCCCGCGTCGGCAACGCCGTCGGCCTCGACACCCCGGCGAGCACCGTCCGGCTGCTGGCCCGGCTCCGCGACGCGGGCTACGACCTGGGGGAGGGCTTCCCCGGCGTCGGCGGGCAGGACGGCGACGCCCTCGTCCACGCGCTCATCGCGGCGGGCGGGCAGGACGAGGACTGGCTCACCGAGGAGCAGCTCGCGGGCAACCCCGTCCGCATCTCCGCCGCGTCCTACGAGCGCTGGTACCGCACCCTGCCCGCCGGCCTGCGCGAGGGGATGGAGCGGCACTGGGGCCCGCCGCCCGGGGAGCTGTTCGTCCAGGACGGCGACATCGTCCTCGCCGCCCTGCGCGCCGGCAACCTCGTCGTCATGGTGCAGCCGCCGCGCGGCTTCGGGCAGAACCCCATCGCGATCTACCACGACCCCGACCTGCCGCCCAGCCACCACTACCTGGCCGCCTACCGGTGGCTGTCGGACGAGTTCGGCGCGCACGCGATCGTCCACGTCGGTAAGCACGGCAACCTGGAGTGGCTGCCCGGCAAGGCGGCGGGCATGTCGGCGTCGTGCGGCACCGACGCGGCGCTCGGCGACGTCCCGCTGGTCTACCCGTTCCTCGTCAACGACCCCGGCGAGGGCACGCAGGCCAAGCGCCGCGCGCACGCCGTCCTCGTCGACCACATGGTCCCGCCGATGGCCCGCGCCGAGACCTACGGCGACATCGCCCGCCTCGAACAGCTCCTCGACGAGCACGCGACGATCGCCGCGATGGACCCGGCGAAGCTGCCCGCGATCCGCGCCCAGATCTGGACGCTCATCCAGGCCGCCAAGCTCGACCACGACCTCGGCCTGGACGACCGCCCGCACGACACCGAGTTCGACGACTTCCTCCTGCACGTCGACGGCTGGCTGTGCGAGGTGAAGGACGCGCAGATCCGCGACGGCCTGCACGTCCTCGGCCAGGCGCCCACCGGCGCGGTCCGCGTCGACCTGGTGCTGGCCATGCTCCGCGCCCGCCAGATGTGGTCGGGCCGCGAGACGCTGCCGGGCCTGCGGGAGGCGCTCGGGCTCAGCGAGGCCGGCGGCGAGGCGCTCGCCGACGTCGACGCCGCCGAGGCCGCCGCCCGTTCCCTCGTCCAGGCCATGGAGGACGCCGGCTGGGCCGTGGACGCGGCCCGGGAGGCCGCCCGGGACGTTCCGGCGGAGAACCGCGAAGCCGTGACGCGGGTCCTGGAGTTCGCGGCCGCCGAGATCGTCCCGCGCCTGGCCCGCACGTCCGACGAGCTCGACCACGTCCTGCACGCCCTTGACGGCGGCTACGTCCCGGCGGGCCCGAGCGGGTCGCCGCTGCGCGGCCTCGTCAACGTCCTGCCGACCGGCCGCAACTTCTACTCGGTCGACCCGCGCGCCGTCCCGAGCCGCCTCGCCTGGGAGACCGGGCAGGCGATGGCCGACTCGCTCCTGGAGCGCTACCGCGCCGACCACGGGGAGTGGCCGCGCTCGGTCGGGCTGTCGGTGTGGGGGACGAGCGCCATGCGCACGGCGGGCGACGACGTGGCCGAGGTCCTCGCGCTGCTCGGCGTCCGCCCGGCCTGGGACGAGGCGTCCCGCCGCGTCACGGCGCTGGAGCCGGTCCCGCTCGCCGAGCTGGGCCGGCCGCGCATCGACGTCACCGTCCGCATCAGCGGCTTCTTCCGGGACGCGTTCCCGCACGTCGTCGCCATGCTGGACGACGCCGTCCGGCTCGTCGCCGGGCTGGACGAGCCGGACGCCGACAACCACGTCCGCGCCCATGTGCGGGCCGACCGGGAGCGGCACGGCGACGAGCGCCGCGCCACCCTGCGCGTGTTCGGGTCCGCGCCCGGCGCCTACGGGGCCGGGCTGCTGCCGCTCATCGACAGCCGCAACTGGCGCGACGACGCCGACCTCGCCGAGGTGTACGCGGTGTGGGGCGGCCACGCCTACGGCCGCGACCTCGACGGGGTGCCCGCCCGCGCCGACATGGAGAGCGCCTACCGGCGGATCGCCGTCGCCGCCAAGAACGTCGACACCCGCGAGCACGACATCGCCGACTCCGACGACTACTTCCAGTACCACGGCGGCATGATCGCCACCGTCCGCGCGCTGACCGGAAAGGCCCCCGAGGCCTACGTCGGCGACAGCACCCGCCCCGACGCCGTGCGCACCCGCACCCTCTCGGAGGAGACCGCGCGGATCTTCCGGGCCCGCGTCGTGAACCCGCAGTGGCTGGCCGCCATGCGCCGGCACGGCTACAAGGGCGCGTTCGAGCTGGCCGCGACCGTGGACTACCTGTTCGGCTACGACGCCACCACCGGCGTCATGGCCGACTGGATGTACGACCGGCTCACCGCCGCCTACGTCCTGGACGAGGAGAACCGCGCGTTCATGGCCGAGTCGAACCCGTGGGCGCTGCACGGCATCGCCGAGCGCCTGCTGGAGGCGGCCGAGCGGGGCATGTGGGAGCACCCCGACCCGACGGTCCTCCAGGGGCTCCAGGAGGTCTACCTCAAGACGGAGGGCGACCTGGAGGACGACACCAGCCGCTGAGCCGCGTCCGGGAACCCCGCCCAGTGCAGGTGCAGGTAGGAGGCGGTGATCCGGTCGTCGCCGTACCCGTCGCGGCCGTCCCGCCACCGGAACAGCGGCCCGGCCTGCGTGTCCAGCTCCGTCCGGTGGAACTCGTGGCCGCGGAACCGCTCGCCCGGGCGGGTCAGCGGCGACTCGGCCACCGCCACCGCCTCCCGGTAGCCGAGCGTCAGCCGGGACGTCATCCGCGCGCGTCCCGGCACCCGCCCGCACATCGCCCGGCCGTCGAGTTCCTCGCACAGGTAGAGGAGACCGGCGCACTCCGCGGCGATCGGACCGGGGAACGCCGCGACCTCGGCGAGCATCGGCGCGTTGGCGGCCAGCTCGGCGGCATGGACCTCGGGGAAGCCGCCGCCGATGACGAGCGCGCCCGTCCCGTCCGGCAGGGCCTCGTCCCGCAGCGGGTCGAAGACGGCCACGTCGGCGCCCGCCGCGCGCAGCAGCTCCACGTGCTCGGCATAGGAGAAGGTGAACGCCGCCCCGCCCGCGACCGCGACGACCGGCCCGCCCTTGACCGGCGCGACCTGCTCGGACGGATCCCACGCGGGGCCCGGCAGCGGGGGAGCGGTGCCAGCCAGGCGCAGCAGGGCGTCCACGTCGCAGGACCGCTCCACCAGCGCGCCGAGCCGCTCCACCGCCCGGACGGCCTCCGCGCCCCGCTCGGCCGCCGGGATCAGCCCGAGGTGGCGGGACGGGGTGACGACCGCGTCGTCCCGCCGGATCGCGCCGAGCACCGGCACGCCAGTCGCCTCCAGCGCGCCCCGGCACAGCTCCTCGTGCCGCTCCGAGCCGACCCGGTTGAGGACGACGCCGCCGATCCGCACCCCCGGCTCGAACGTCGCGAAACCGTGCACGAGCGCCGCCACCGACCGGCTCTGCCGCGCGGCGTCCACGACCAGCACGACCGGCGCCGAGAGCAGTCGCGCGACGTGCGCCGTGGACGCGAACCCCGTGTCGCCGCGCCCGTCGAACAGGCCCATCACGCCTTCGACCACCGCCACGTCGCAGCCGGCGGCGCCGTGCAGGAACAGCGGCGCCACCCGTTCCTCGCCGGTGAGCCACGGGTCGAGGTTGCGGCCGGGCCGCCCCGCCGCGAGCGCGTGGTAGCCGGGGTCGATGTAGTCGGGACCGACCTTGTGCGGCGACACGGCGAGGCCGCGCGCCCGCAGCGCCGCGATCAGGCCGGTCGCCACGGTCGTCTTGCCCGTGCCGGACGCGGGCGCCGCGACCACGAGCCGGGGGATCACCACTCGATGCCCCGCTGGCCCTTCTGCCCGGCGTCCATCGGATGCCGGACCTTTCCCATCTCCGTCACCAGGTCGGCGGCCTCGACCAGCGGGCCGGGCGCGTCACGGCCGGTGACGACGACGTGCTGGGTCCCGGGACGCGCGGTGAGGGTCCCGACCACGTCGTCCAGGTCGAGCCAGCCCCACTTGAGCGGATAGGTGAACTCGTCGAGCACATAGAAACGGTACGTCTCGGCGGCCAGGTCCCGCTTGATCTGCGCCCAGCCCTCGCGGGCGTCGGCCGCGTGGTCCTCCTCGCTGCCGGGGCGCTGGATCCACGACCAGCCCTCGCCCATCTTGTGCCAGGCGACCGGACCGCCCTCGCCGCTCTCCCCGAGCACGCGCAGCGCCCGCTCCTCGCCGATCCGCCACTTCGCCGACTTCACGAACTGGAACACCCCGACGGGCCAGCCCTGGTTCCACGCCCGCAGCGCCATCCCGAACGCCGCCGTCGACTTCCCCTTCCCGGGGCCGGTGTGGACGATCAGCAGGGGCCGGTTGCGGCGCTGCCGCGTGGTGAGGCCGTCGTCGGGGACGGACACGGGCTTTCCCTGGGGCATCTCAGGCCGCCTTTCCACCGTCGAGTCCGCGGTGGGCGCGGACGATCCCGTCGAGGTCGCCGAGCGGGACGAGCCGCGCCCCGAGCCGGACCGCGAGCCGCCCCGCGAGGCCGAGCCGGACCGGGCCGTCCTCGCAGTCCACGACGATCCCGGCGGTGCCGGCCAGCAGCCCGGCGGCCCGGTCCACGTCGCCTCCGGCGGTAGCCCGCCCGTCGGTGACGACCACGAGCAGCGGCCGCCGCGCCGGGTCGCGCAGCCGCTCGGCGCGCAGCACCTCCGCCGCGCGCGCGAGCCCGGCCGCCAGCGGCGTGCGGCCCCCGGTCGGCAGGGACCGCAGCCGCGCCGCGCCCGCCTCGACCGACGACGTCGGCGGCAGGACCAGCTCGGCGGTCCGCCCGCGGAAGGTGACCAGGCCGACCTTGTCGCGGCGCTGGTAGGCGTCCAGCAGCAGGCTGAGGACGGCCGTCTTCACCGTCGTCATGCGCCGGCGCGCGGCCATCGAGCCGCTCGCGTCCACGACGAACAGCACCAGGTTCCCCTCGCGGCCCTCGCGGACCGCCTCCCGCAGATCGTCCGGGCGCAGCACGAGACCGGCGCCGGACCGGCCCCGCGCCCGCTGCCGCGGCGCGGCGGCCAGCAGCGTCGCCACCACGTGGGGGTCGCGGACCTTCGCGGCCGGGCGCCGCGCACCGGTGACCCGGCCCCGCGCCGTCCGCGAGCGCGACCGCCGTCCCGCGGCACCCTCGCCGACGCCCGGCACCTCCAGCAGCGGCACGGCGTGCGGCACGCCGACCGACGCGACCCGCACCCCGCCCCCGGGCCCCCCGTCCTGCTCCAGGCCCGCACCTTGCTCGGGGCCTCCGCCCTGCTCAGGGCCCGCGCCTCGCTCCGAGGCCGCGTCCCGTTCCGAGCCCGCGCCTCGCTCCGAGCCCGCGCCCTGGTCGGAGCCTGCGCCTTGCTCGGGGCCCGCGTCCGGTGACGGGGCCGGGCCCTGCCCGCCGTCGTGCCGCTGGGACGGGGGCTTCCCGCCACCCCCGCCGTCCGGGGGAGGGTCGTCGCCGGGGGACGTACTGTCGAGCAGCTCGTCGAGCAGGGACTCGTCCAGGCCGGGGGCGTCGAACGGGTCCCGCCTGCGCCGATGCGGCAGCGACAGCCGGGCCGCCGCGCGCACGTCCTCGTCCGTCACCACGTCGCGTCCCCGCCACGCGGCGTGCGCGAGCGCGGCGTTCGCCGTGACCAGGTCGGCGCGCAGCCCGTCGACCTCGAAGCCCGCGCACACGGCCGCGATCTGCTCCAGCCGCGCGTCCGGCAGGCCGACGTCGGCGAGCCTCTCCCGCGCGGCCGAGATGCGCTCCGCCAGCTCCGCCTCGGCGTCCTCCCAGCGCGCGGCGAACGCGGCCGGGTCGGCCTCGAACGCCAGCCGCCGCCGCACGACCTCGGCCCGCTCCCTCGGGTCCCGCGACGCCCGCACCTCGACCGTCAGCCCGAAGCGGTCGAGGAGCTGGGGGCGCAGCTCGCCCTCCTCGGGGTTCATCGTCCCGACCAGCAGGAACCGCGCGGCGTGCCGCACCGACACCGACTCTCGCTCCACGTAGCAGGTGCCGAGCGCGGCGGCGTCCAGCAGGAGGTCCACCAGATGGTCGTGCAGAAGGTTGACCTCGTCCACGTACAGGACGCCGCGGTGGGCCGCCGCGAGCAGCCCCGGCTCGAACGCCTTGACGCCCTCGGTCAGGGCGCGCTCGACGTCCAGCGACCCGGCGAGCCGGTCCTCCGAGGCCCCCACCGGCAGCTCCACCAGCGCGGACGGCCGCCGCACCGCCGGTCCGCCCGGTTCGTGCGGACCGTCCGGGCAGGACGGGTCGGGCGCCACCGGGTCGCAGGCGAACCGGCAGCCCGGCACCGTGTCCACGGCGGGGAGCTGCGCGGCCAGGGCGCGCACGATCGTCGACTTGGCGGTGCCCTTCTCGCCGCGCACCAGCACACCCCCGACCCGCGGCGAGACGGCGTTGAGCAGCAGCGCCAGCTTCAGGTCGTCCAGCCCGACGACGGCGCTGAACGGATAGGCGACGTTCACACCTGGACCTTCCGGTTGACATGGGCGACCCGCCAGCCGTACCCGGCGGCGGCGAGCCTCGTGGTGGACAGCGGCGCGAGATCGATCCGGTCGGCCGCGAGGACGCCGACGCCGAGCGCGTGGGCGAGCGCCGCCCGGATCACGCCCGCGTCGCAGACGGCGACGCCGGACGGGCCGCCGCCGAGCCACGCCGCGACCCGCGCCGCGAGCGCCGACCGGCTCTCCCCGCCGTGGGGCGCGGCGTCCGGGTCCGCCAGCCAGGCGGCCAGCGCGTCCGGATCGGCGTCGGCGAGGCGCAGGCCCGCCCAGGAGCCGTGGTCGGCCTCGGCGAGCGCCGCGGCCGGGCGGGCGTCGAGGCCGAGCGCGGCGCAGGTCTCCCGGGCGGCGCGGGCGGGCGACGTCCACGCCGCCCCGCCCGGCAGTGCCCCGGCCAGGGCCCTCGCCCTCGCCAGGCCGGACGGGTCGGCGGCGGGATCGGCGGGGAAGCGGGCCTGCCGCATCCCCGCCGACGTCGCGTGCCGGACGAACAGCACTCCGGTCAGGGCGGCCCGCTCACGCCGGTGCCGGTGCCGGGGCACGGGCGGCCCGGTCGCAGAACCACCCGAACAGGGTCCCGAAGGACGCCCAGAACACCAGCTGCGTCCCGAGCGAGGTGATGCGGAACTGCCACAGCAGCGTGGCGGGGAACCCGTCCGGCACCTCGTCGACGGTGGGCAGCAGCAGGGACGCCACCGCCACCGGCACGACGAACGCCAGCACGGCCGCCGGCCACCGCGCCCACGGCCCGCCGCGCACGCTGCGCGCCGTGGTCACCGCGATGGCGGTGGACAGCAGCCCGACCCCGATCATCGCCAGGTACAGCAGGGTGCGGGTGTTGATCGTCTCCGGGTCGCCCACCGCGGGCGGGTTCGCCGGATACTTCAGGAACGGCACGACGATGACGGCGGCGAAGGCCGTCCCGGCGGCGGCGAGCGCGAGCGCGGCGTCCGAGCGCGGCCCGACGCGCCCCCGCAGCCCCGCGAAGGCCAGCGCGAACACGCCGCCCACCGCGAGGCCGTACAGACCCGTGGCGAGGAAGAGCCCGGCCTTCTGCGTGCCGCGGCTCACCTCCTCGCCGTGCTCGTGCTTTCCGGTCTCCTGTTCGTGTGTTCCGGACTCGTGCCCGTGTGTTGCGGACTCGGGCTCGGCCGCCGCGCCGTGCCCGGGCGCGGCGGCGGCGTTCTCCAGGGCGATCGCGTCGTCGATGCGGGGTTCGCCGACCGCGAAGGCGAAGACGCCCGCGACGAGACCGGCCAGCAGGCCCAGAAGAAGGCCCCTGACCAGCAGGGTGCGCACCATGCGGCGGCCTAGTGGCAGGGCACGCCGAGCAGGTGCCGCCCGTCGTGCATCAGCTCGTGGAGGTAGCCGCCGGTCTGCGACACGGCGCCGTTGTCCATCAGGACGAGGTAGCCGAGGAGCAGCAGCGCGGGCACCGCGAGCAGCCAGGGAACGAGGTGGGAGAGGGGGATGTGGCGAGCCGACAGCGTGCTCACGGAGCCTCCGTAGGGGATCTAGCGCGTCCCGGACAATGAGGTCGCGATCACCCGAGCGACCTGGCTCCCGGGATCGTCGTCCCGGATACAGTGGCGCGTCCGCACCGGCATCTCACCGGATTTCCCTCGGGCAACCGTGAATCAGCCGAACCGTACGGTCCCGGCGAACGCCCTGTCAACAGCGCGCCCCCGGCCCCGTCCCGCCCAACGAACCGGATGACCAGCCAGCAAGAGGCCGAAATCCGGCTTTGTTGCCATGAAGCGCGACTCACCTATCATGGCGATTTTCGTCTCGCGTCCCCCCGCTGTCGAGAACGACGACGTTGGAGCTCCCCACATGATCAAGCAAGAGACCGGCCCGCCCTCCTCCCTCGACGAGGTCCGGGGGTGGTTCCCGAAGATCGACCAGCTGCTCTTCACCTGGTTCCTGGAACGCCAGGAGCGGCTCGGCCAGCGCGGCGACCTGGTGGAGCTCGGCTCCTACCTCGGCAAGAGCGCCATCCTCATGGGCCGCCACCTGCGGGACGGCGAGACCTTCACCGTCTGCGACCTGTTCGACGACGACGCCCCCGACGACTCCAACCGGGCGGAGATGCAGGGGTCCTACTCGACCCTGACCCGCCAGGCCTTCGAGTCGAACTACCAGGCCTTCCACGACCGGCTCCCGGAGATCGTCCAGGGGCCGACCTCGCTGATCCTGGACCACGTCCAGCCGGAGACCTGCCGGTTCGTGCACGTGGACGCGTCCCACCTGTACGAGCACGTCCACGCCGACATCCAGGCGGCGCACGTGCTGCTTCCCGCCGGGGGCCTCATCGTGTGCGACGACTACCGGTCCGAGCACACCCCCGGGGTCTCCGCCGCGGTGTGGGAGTCGGTCGCCACCGACGGCCTGCGCCCGATCTGCGTCACGACGCAGAAGCTCTACGGCACCTGGGGCGACGCCGACGCGGTCCAGGACGACCTCCTGGACTGGCTGGCGACGAGGGAGGACGCCTGGCACGAGATCCAGCAGGTGGCCGGGCGGCGGCTCGTCCGCGTCAAGGGCAAGGGGGCGACGCGCCCGCCGAACGAGACGGGCAGGCTGAAGGAGCGGCTCGCGCGGGCGGAGAAGCGGCTCGCACGCGCGGAGGACAGGCTGGCCCGCGCGCGCGGCGAGCTGGAAGCCGTCCGCGGCTCGGTCAGTTTCAGGGTCGGCCGGGCCGCCACCGCCCTCCCGCGCGCCCTGCGCGGCGGCCGCGGCCGGTAGCCCGCCCTCGGCACGAGGATAGAACGCGTTCTAGTATCGGCCGCATGCGACACGGCATCGTGCTCTTCACCAGTGACCGGGGCATCACGCCCGCCGCCGCCGCGCAGGCCGCCGAGGAGAACGGGTTCCATACCTTCTACGTGCCCGAGCACACCCACATCCCGGTCCGGCGCGACGCCGCGCACCCCGGGACGGGCGACGAGACGCTGCCCGACGACCGCTACACCCGCACGCTCGACCCCTGGGTCGCGCTGGCGTCCGCGGTCACCGTCACCTCGGCGATCCGGCTCGCGACGGCCGTCGCGCTCCCGGTGGAGTCGGATCCGATCACGCTCGCCAAGACCATCGCCTCGCTCGACCACCTGTCGGGCGGCCGGGTCACGGTCGGGGCGGGGTTCGGCTGGAACACCGACGAGCTCGCCGACCACCACGTGCCGGCCGACCGGCGCCGGACGGTGCTGCGCGAGTACGTGGAGGCGATGCGGGCCCTCTGGACGCGGGAGCAGGCCTCCTACGCGGGGGAGTTCGTCTCGTTCGGGCCGTCCTGGGCGTGGCCCAAGCCCGTCCAGGCGCACGTCCCGCTGCTGATCGGCGCCGGTGGCGGCCCGAAGACCCTCGCGTGGATCGCCGCCCACGCCGACGGATGGATGACCACCCCGACCGAGCGCGACATCCTGCCCAAGGTCGCCGCCCTGCGCGCGGCGTGGGCGGACGCGGGGCGCGCCGGCCGGCCGGAGATCTGCGTCCTGGCCACGGCGCGTCCCTCGCCCGAGGACGTCGCCGCCTGGGAGGAGGCCGGTGTCACCGAGATCATGTGGGGGCTGCCGGACCGGCCCGCCGACGAGGTCGTCGCCTTCCTCGCCCGCCACGCCGCCCGGCTCGGCCTGTGACGCGGACCGGAGGGATGTAGTGAAAGAAGGGCTTTTAATGTACTTTGCCGGGCTCGTCCGAAATGTCAGGGAACAATGGCGCGGACCCGCCGGTCAGCGCTTTCGGCCGACCCCCGCATAGCACCATTGGCGGTCCGCGCGGGGCGGCATGGCCGTCCCCGGATCGGGACGCCACATCGACAGGGTGGTGAGACCGGGCTCCACGAGCTCGAAACCGTCGAACAGCCGCATGACCTCCGCGCGTTCGCGCAGGGTGATCTGGTATGTGGCCCGCTCGTACACCGCGCCCGCGTGCCGGACCCTGCGGTCGGCGTCGAAGTCGCCGGTCACGTGCGAAACCGTCAGGTAGCTGCCGGGGGCCATGGCCTCGCGGAGCCGCGCCACGATCCCGGGCGGGTCGTCGCCGTCGCCGATGAAGTGCAGCACGGCCAGCATCAGCACGGCGACCGGCCGGTCGAAGTCGATGAGCCTGTTGAGCTCCGGGTTCGCCAGGACCTCGCCCGGACGGCGGGCGTCCCCCTGGATGACGGTCACCTCGGGCGTCCCGGCCAGCAGTGCCCGCCCGTGGACCAGGACCACCGGCTCGATGTCGACATAGACGACGTGGGCGTCCGGCGCGACCTGGTGGGCGATCTCGTGCACGTTGCCCTGGGTGGGCAGGCCCGAGCCGATGTCGATGAACTGCCGGATGCCGGACTCGGCGAGGAAGCGCACCGCGCGCCGCAGGAACGCGCGGTTCTGGCGCGCCATGAAGGGCGTGTCGGGAGCGTGCTTGACGACCTCGTCCACGGCCTCCCGGTCGGCGGCGTAGTTGTCCTTTCCGCCCAGAAGGTAGTCGTACATCCGCGGAACGTTCGGCGTGTGCGGATCGACGGTGTCCAGCGTCCTCTCCCCGGGTCGCGGCGTCGCGACTTCCGGCCTGGGAAATGTCGCGAAGTTACCCGGGACATGTAAGCATTGTGATCAACCCGGAAACAACCGAAACGACGATGCCGACGCGGAGGACGCGAATGCGAAGCGACGCCGGTACCCCATCGCTCATCCCCGGCCCGCCCGCCCGGGACGATGGGACGGCGGCCATCGCGGCGGCCGGCGGGCTGCACGAGTACCAGCTGAGGCTGCACGCCGAGTACGGGCCGGTGGTGCGGTTCCCGCTGCCCGGCGCCGGCCTGGCGGTGTCGGTGGCCGACCCGGTGCTGCTGGAGGCCACCGCGAAGATCGACAAGCGGCCGGAGAAGCTGTTCGAGTTCCTGGCGCCCCTCCAGGAGTCGGGCAACCTGCAGACGATCCCGGCCGACGAGCACGGCCCCTGGCGCCGGGTGATGCTGTCGGTGCTGGCGGGGCGCCCCTCCCACGAGGCGCACTTCGCCCGCTTCACCGCGCTCGCCGCCGAACTGGCCGGCCGGTGGGAGGCCCACGACGGCCCGGTCGCGCTGCAGCGGGACCTGAGCGAGCTGTCGCTGCGCATGATCTGCCAGTACGCGCTCGGCAGCGGCCTGGAGTCGCCGGACTCGGCCGCGCGGGTCG encodes:
- a CDS encoding VWA domain-containing protein; amino-acid sequence: MNVAYPFSAVVGLDDLKLALLLNAVSPRVGGVLVRGEKGTAKSTIVRALAAQLPAVDTVPGCRFACDPVAPDPSCPDGPHEPGGPAVRRPSALVELPVGASEDRLAGSLDVERALTEGVKAFEPGLLAAAHRGVLYVDEVNLLHDHLVDLLLDAAALGTCYVERESVSVRHAARFLLVGTMNPEEGELRPQLLDRFGLTVEVRASRDPRERAEVVRRRLAFEADPAAFAARWEDAEAELAERISAARERLADVGLPDARLEQIAAVCAGFEVDGLRADLVTANAALAHAAWRGRDVVTDEDVRAAARLSLPHRRRRDPFDAPGLDESLLDELLDSTSPGDDPPPDGGGGGKPPSQRHDGGQGPAPSPDAGPEQGAGSDQGAGSERGAGSERDAASERGAGPEQGGGPEQGAGLEQDGGPGGGVRVASVGVPHAVPLLEVPGVGEGAAGRRSRSRTARGRVTGARRPAAKVRDPHVVATLLAAAPRQRARGRSGAGLVLRPDDLREAVREGREGNLVLFVVDASGSMAARRRMTTVKTAVLSLLLDAYQRRDKVGLVTFRGRTAELVLPPTSSVEAGAARLRSLPTGGRTPLAAGLARAAEVLRAERLRDPARRPLLVVVTDGRATAGGDVDRAAGLLAGTAGIVVDCEDGPVRLGLAGRLAVRLGARLVPLGDLDGIVRAHRGLDGGKAA
- the cobN gene encoding cobaltochelatase subunit CobN, which produces MPEHSRTVLLLSTSDTDLLSARASGAAYRLGNPARLTAADLPELTEGADLVVVRLLGGRRAWEDGLGALLAGLRPVVVLGGEQAPDAELMELSTVSGGVCAEAHAYLAHGGPANLAELHAFLSDTVLLTGRGFAPPAPAPAWGRLDRAARDGGGPVVGVLYYRAHHMAGNTAFVEALCTAVEDAGGRAMPVFCSSLRTAEPELLDTLRQADALVVTVLAAGGSRPATAGAGGDDEAWDVGALAALDVPILQGLCLTTSRSEWEGSDDGLSPLDAASQVAIPEFDGRIITVPFSFKEIDEDGLTVYAADPERAARVAGIAVRHGRLRHTPAAARRLVVMLSAYPTKHARVGNAVGLDTPASTVRLLARLRDAGYDLGEGFPGVGGQDGDALVHALIAAGGQDEDWLTEEQLAGNPVRISAASYERWYRTLPAGLREGMERHWGPPPGELFVQDGDIVLAALRAGNLVVMVQPPRGFGQNPIAIYHDPDLPPSHHYLAAYRWLSDEFGAHAIVHVGKHGNLEWLPGKAAGMSASCGTDAALGDVPLVYPFLVNDPGEGTQAKRRAHAVLVDHMVPPMARAETYGDIARLEQLLDEHATIAAMDPAKLPAIRAQIWTLIQAAKLDHDLGLDDRPHDTEFDDFLLHVDGWLCEVKDAQIRDGLHVLGQAPTGAVRVDLVLAMLRARQMWSGRETLPGLREALGLSEAGGEALADVDAAEAAARSLVQAMEDAGWAVDAAREAARDVPAENREAVTRVLEFAAAEIVPRLARTSDELDHVLHALDGGYVPAGPSGSPLRGLVNVLPTGRNFYSVDPRAVPSRLAWETGQAMADSLLERYRADHGEWPRSVGLSVWGTSAMRTAGDDVAEVLALLGVRPAWDEASRRVTALEPVPLAELGRPRIDVTVRISGFFRDAFPHVVAMLDDAVRLVAGLDEPDADNHVRAHVRADRERHGDERRATLRVFGSAPGAYGAGLLPLIDSRNWRDDADLAEVYAVWGGHAYGRDLDGVPARADMESAYRRIAVAAKNVDTREHDIADSDDYFQYHGGMIATVRALTGKAPEAYVGDSTRPDAVRTRTLSEETARIFRARVVNPQWLAAMRRHGYKGAFELAATVDYLFGYDATTGVMADWMYDRLTAAYVLDEENRAFMAESNPWALHGIAERLLEAAERGMWEHPDPTVLQGLQEVYLKTEGDLEDDTSR
- the cobO gene encoding cob(I)yrinic acid a,c-diamide adenosyltransferase; translation: MPQGKPVSVPDDGLTTRQRRNRPLLIVHTGPGKGKSTAAFGMALRAWNQGWPVGVFQFVKSAKWRIGEERALRVLGESGEGGPVAWHKMGEGWSWIQRPGSEEDHAADAREGWAQIKRDLAAETYRFYVLDEFTYPLKWGWLDLDDVVGTLTARPGTQHVVVTGRDAPGPLVEAADLVTEMGKVRHPMDAGQKGQRGIEW
- a CDS encoding cobyrinate a,c-diamide synthase, which translates into the protein MIPRLVVAAPASGTGKTTVATGLIAALRARGLAVSPHKVGPDYIDPGYHALAAGRPGRNLDPWLTGEERVAPLFLHGAAGCDVAVVEGVMGLFDGRGDTGFASTAHVARLLSAPVVLVVDAARQSRSVAALVHGFATFEPGVRIGGVVLNRVGSERHEELCRGALEATGVPVLGAIRRDDAVVTPSRHLGLIPAAERGAEAVRAVERLGALVERSCDVDALLRLAGTAPPLPGPAWDPSEQVAPVKGGPVVAVAGGAAFTFSYAEHVELLRAAGADVAVFDPLRDEALPDGTGALVIGGGFPEVHAAELAANAPMLAEVAAFPGPIAAECAGLLYLCEELDGRAMCGRVPGRARMTSRLTLGYREAVAVAESPLTRPGERFRGHEFHRTELDTQAGPLFRWRDGRDGYGDDRITASYLHLHWAGFPDAAQRLVSSSRSPSVLR